The following are from one region of the Mustela lutreola isolate mMusLut2 chromosome 9, mMusLut2.pri, whole genome shotgun sequence genome:
- the DEFB115 gene encoding beta-defensin 115, translated as MPLDRSSLLSGYIKLSVLTLAVLVLLAQASPDGWVKRCNYRKGRCRQSCKEYERKKERCGGKKICCIPDVKRELPYSVEKQQMTYQAKVRTAERL; from the exons ATGCCGCTGGATCGTTCCTCACTCCTCTCAGGATACATTAAACTCTCGGTCCTGACCTTAGCTGTTCTTGTGCTCCTGGCTCAGGCTTCCCCAG ATGGATGGGTCAAAAGATGTAATTATCGAAAAGGAAGATGCAGGCAATCTTGCAAAGAAtatgagaggaagaaggaaagatgtgggggaaaaaaaatttgttgCATCCCTGATGTAAAGCGTGAACTCCCATACTCTGTTGAGAAACAACAGATGACATACCAAGCTAAGGTAAGAACAGCCGAACGTCTGTAA